From one Candidatus Rhodoluna planktonica genomic stretch:
- the hpf gene encoding ribosome hibernation-promoting factor, HPF/YfiA family, producing MEVIITAKNLTVSDRFRDYVADRAHKVEQLAHRVQNLTIKVTRHDHSRTSGPEDQVELTVFEPGHVIRAEAHASDKFAAFDIALGKLSERLRRANDKRKVHHGRHGSIGTSELTAHDFAELDVRPVDSDVLLGKTNDVESVSEAPDFGESPVVIRRKSFESVPMTVDDALYHMELVGHDFYLFLDIETNKPSVVYRRKGWNYGVISLD from the coding sequence ATGGAAGTTATCATCACCGCCAAAAACCTTACGGTTTCCGATCGTTTTCGCGACTATGTCGCCGATCGAGCCCACAAGGTAGAGCAGCTGGCGCATCGAGTTCAAAATCTCACCATCAAAGTAACTCGACATGATCACAGCCGAACCTCGGGCCCTGAAGACCAGGTAGAACTTACTGTGTTTGAACCAGGTCATGTAATTCGCGCTGAGGCGCACGCGAGCGACAAATTTGCCGCCTTCGACATAGCGCTGGGCAAGCTTTCTGAGCGCTTGCGTCGGGCAAATGACAAGCGAAAAGTTCACCACGGTCGCCACGGTTCAATCGGAACCAGTGAGCTAACCGCGCACGACTTTGCTGAGCTCGACGTTCGTCCGGTTGATTCTGATGTTTTGCTTGGCAAGACCAACGATGTCGAATCGGTGTCTGAGGCGCCAGATTTTGGCGAAAGTCCGGTGGTTATTCGTCGCAAAAGCTTTGAGTCAGTTCCAATGACCGTTGACGACGCTTTGTACCACATGGAGTTGGTCGGGCACGATTTCTACCTATTCCTAGATATTGAAACCAATAAACCAAGCGTGGTTTATCGACGCAAAGGCTGGAATTACGGAGTAATCAGCCTCGATTAA
- a CDS encoding ComF family protein gives MALTQKLLDFFLPAKCLSCDSEPSVICRNCLSSLLTDPLDVTRAQPQLGLHQICGTAVVDYSPQAAKLISAFKEQQLFSLAKPMAELMVAALLKSNFVAEWQDNNSVPIVLVPIPSTSTSKLKRGFVPAQLLAQACAQLLRKHDAFKSARISVAAGLVVSDRADQAKLDRGSRFEVSRNSMKFYGSISQASLVLLIDDLITTGASIFEARRAISHTLSAELLSLVNFTFLTFAETSLKLVTRNEKKV, from the coding sequence ATGGCGTTGACCCAAAAGTTGCTCGATTTTTTCCTACCGGCAAAGTGTCTTTCCTGTGACAGCGAGCCCTCGGTAATCTGCCGCAATTGCCTTTCTTCGCTGCTCACCGATCCGCTGGATGTAACTCGCGCTCAACCACAACTTGGGCTTCACCAAATCTGCGGCACAGCCGTGGTTGACTATTCACCGCAGGCTGCCAAACTGATCTCTGCCTTCAAAGAACAGCAGCTTTTTTCGTTAGCAAAGCCGATGGCCGAACTTATGGTTGCCGCTTTGCTCAAATCAAATTTTGTTGCAGAATGGCAAGACAATAATTCAGTGCCTATAGTTTTGGTACCGATTCCAAGCACCAGCACTTCCAAACTCAAACGCGGATTCGTGCCAGCGCAACTGCTGGCTCAGGCCTGCGCCCAGCTGCTTCGCAAACATGATGCGTTCAAGTCGGCCAGAATCTCGGTTGCCGCAGGGCTAGTGGTTAGCGACCGAGCCGACCAGGCCAAACTTGACCGAGGCAGTCGTTTCGAAGTTAGTCGAAACAGCATGAAGTTTTATGGCAGCATCAGCCAGGCTTCATTGGTGCTATTGATCGACGACCTAATTACCACCGGGGCATCCATTTTCGAAGCCAGGCGGGCCATTTCGCATACTTTGTCTGCCGAGCTTTTGAGCCTAGTCAATTTCACATTCTTGACGTTTGCTGAAACAAGTTTGAAATTGGTAACACGCAACGAAAAAAAGGTATAA